One window of Oncorhynchus kisutch isolate 150728-3 linkage group LG25, Okis_V2, whole genome shotgun sequence genomic DNA carries:
- the ldb3b gene encoding LIM domain-binding protein 3b isoform X2, translating into MATYTVSLNGSAPWGFRLHGGKDFNMPLTISRITPGSKAAGGSLVQGDIITSIDGLSTEGMTHLEAQNKIKMASNKLALTMQKSKRPTPVPMATPRMDSPMSVIPHQKIIANTAGNQEYVPSFNPIALKDSALSTHKPIEVRGPGGKATIVHAQYNTPISMYSQDAIMDAIAGQSQSKGHEGEDVPAGSPLAGSLPMKDPVVDSASPVYQAVIQTHDRDEEIAEWARRAANLQSKSFKMLAHLTGTEYMQDPDEEALQRSRDKFESEVKGPRFRKLKNWHNGLSAQILNVPETPF; encoded by the exons ATGGCTACATACACAGTATCTCTCAATGGCTCTGCGCCATGGGGTTTCAGACTACATGGAGGAAAAGACTTCAATATGCCACTTACCATCTCCAGG atAACTCCAGGCAGTAAGGCTGCAGGGGGCAGTCTAGTCCAGGGTGACATCATCACATCGATAGACGGCCTTAGTACAGAAGGCATGACACACCTGGAGGCACAGAACAAGATTAAGATGGCCTCCAATAAACTGGCCCTCACCATGCAAAA GTCGAAACGTCCTACCCCTGTTCCCATGGCAACACCCAGAATGGACTCCCCCATGTCAGTTATTCCTCACCAGaag ATTATTGCAAACACGGCTGGAAA TCAGGAGTATGTGCCCAGCTTTAACCCCATAGCTCTGAAGGACTCAGCTCTGTCTACCCATAAGCCCATCGAGGTGCGCGGCCCGGGAGGCAAGGCCACCATCGTTCACGCTCAATACAACACCCCCATCTCCATGTACTCACAGGACGCCATCATGGACGCTATTGCCGGACAGTCACAGTCCAAGGGCCATGAGGG TGAGGATGTACCTGCTGGCTCCCCCCTGGC TGGTTCCCTGCCTATGAAGGACCCGGTGGTTGACAGTGCGTCTCCAGTCTACCAGGCTGTGATCCAGACACATGATAGAGACGAGGAGATTGCCGAGTGGGCCAGACGGGCTGCCAACTTGCAGTCCAAGAGCTTCAAGATGCTGGCCCACCTCACCGGCACTGAATACA TGCAAGACCCAGATGAGGAGGCCCTGCAGAGGTCGag gGATAAGTTTGAATCGGAGGTGAAAGGACCTCGCTTCCGCAAGCTGAAGAACTGGCACAACGGTCTCTCAGCTCAGATCCTCAATGTCCCTGAGACTCCCTTCTGA
- the ldb3b gene encoding LIM domain-binding protein 3b isoform X1, whose amino-acid sequence MATYTVSLNGSAPWGFRLHGGKDFNMPLTISRITPGSKAAGGSLVQGDIITSIDGLSTEGMTHLEAQNKIKMASNKLALTMQKSKRPTPVPMATPRMDSPMSVIPHQKEGEHVKKEEEEEVEAKKFGRLLSKKPVEPTPALRTPSPLLPPSPAAAVSLSSQKGQYNSPISLYSAHTLREMALLQGKVAGDGVGAAKLGGEGADSGVPFLGGSLPMKDPVVDSASPVYQAVIQTHDRDEEIAEWARRAANLQSKSFKMLAHLTGTEYMQDPDEEALQRSRDKFESEVKGPRFRKLKNWHNGLSAQILNVPETPF is encoded by the exons ATGGCTACATACACAGTATCTCTCAATGGCTCTGCGCCATGGGGTTTCAGACTACATGGAGGAAAAGACTTCAATATGCCACTTACCATCTCCAGG atAACTCCAGGCAGTAAGGCTGCAGGGGGCAGTCTAGTCCAGGGTGACATCATCACATCGATAGACGGCCTTAGTACAGAAGGCATGACACACCTGGAGGCACAGAACAAGATTAAGATGGCCTCCAATAAACTGGCCCTCACCATGCAAAA GTCGAAACGTCCTACCCCTGTTCCCATGGCAACACCCAGAATGGACTCCCCCATGTCAGTTATTCCTCACCAGaag GAGGGTGAGCATgttaaaaaagaagaagaagaagaggtggagGCAAAGAAGTTTGGGAGACTATTGTCTAAAAAGCCTGTAGAGCCGACCCCTGCCCTCCGTACACCCTCTCcgctcctccccccctcccctgccGCTGCAGTGTCTCTCTCGAGCCAGAAGGGACAGTATAACTCTCCCATCAGCCTGTACTCTGCACACACTCTCAGAGAGATGGCCCTGCTGCAAGGCAAGGTTGCAGGAGATGGGGTAGGGGCCGCCAAgctgggaggagagggggcagaCAGCGGAGTGCCGTTTCTAGG TGGTTCCCTGCCTATGAAGGACCCGGTGGTTGACAGTGCGTCTCCAGTCTACCAGGCTGTGATCCAGACACATGATAGAGACGAGGAGATTGCCGAGTGGGCCAGACGGGCTGCCAACTTGCAGTCCAAGAGCTTCAAGATGCTGGCCCACCTCACCGGCACTGAATACA TGCAAGACCCAGATGAGGAGGCCCTGCAGAGGTCGag gGATAAGTTTGAATCGGAGGTGAAAGGACCTCGCTTCCGCAAGCTGAAGAACTGGCACAACGGTCTCTCAGCTCAGATCCTCAATGTCCCTGAGACTCCCTTCTGA